The following coding sequences are from one Schizosaccharomyces osmophilus chromosome 1, complete sequence window:
- a CDS encoding Golgi to plasma membrane transport protein — translation MHKAATVDTTPKIVTLYKCLTNRYWTGYPDNVFWREFFLLSPRLQELKQILNKTSTQDFIYNGPKIHSMYLFAVDLLRSKDEHLRIHNALTTLQTFLSAMCDHKSSDANFSVYLLLGNIDSIDTQFSLFIQNLCNLIKTSENAQCLQDSLSFFLSFLATLYNSSLISHIYDSYDVFTTLVTTILHQKPGFELAIYALGLLSACDKFETVNTLRIHLSQITEEPFFEAILKFSAIQLIAIRDEYVAIKQDDPPVPSFFSFFTIRSSPSNPDAKQEQQFAALPDKRLVIFLTIYELCTCNKYFCKYLLQFQNQNNPDSPLSSLLSLSSYINVHQRQSKRTYHFSMLFLILFHILIDDPDTSSLLVQTDSESRVRMCLQRYPFPSFPTKPYVPIGYILDTCCLGIQHNAKLKISAPIYVLYLTFLHKSFALLAQNQIRLEYHWRELWRFLFSFLGFCNTLINSEFFNHAPPIVEALLNLLAYTVANADAFVDNTEEMVDLLYKLICNAQIFQSVSSKVKLKNKRAADYLLEVINFLSSKASESPDSSPEELMSIIKEVIELIPVAEQQVLSNIPPLRESNYRLFHKRVSRDMAELLRNV, via the coding sequence ATGCATAAAGCGGCGACTGTAGATACAACTCCAAAAATAGTAACACTCTATAAATGCTTAACTAATCGATATTGGACAGGATACCCGGATAATGTATTTTGGCGGgaattcttccttctcaGTCCCCGTCTTCAGGAGCTAAAGCAAATACTGAATAAAACTTCGACTCAAGATTTCATTTACAATGGCCCGAAAATCCATAGCATGTATCTTTTCGCAGTAGATTTGCTTCGATCAAAGGATGAACATTTACGAATCCACAATGCTTTGACAACTTTACAGACGTTTCTCTCGGCAATGTGTGATCATAAGTCTTCGGATGCAAATTTTTCTGTATATTTGCTACTGGGAAACATTGATTCAATCGACACCCAGTTTTCACTGTTCATCCAAAACCTGTGTAACCTCATCAAGACCTCTGAAAATGCTCAATGCCTCCAAGATTCcctatcttttttcttgagcTTCCTTGCTACTCTGTACAACTCTTCGTTAATATCTCATATATATGACAGCTACGATGTTTTCACTACTTTAGTCACCACCATCTTGCATCAAAAACCTGGGTTTGAACTTGCTATATATGCACTTGGATTGCTAAGCGCCTGTGACAAGTTTGAAACCGTTAACACACTCCGGATTCATTTGTCCCAAATAACTGAAGAACCATTCTTTGAGGCTATCTTAAAGTTTTCCGCCATTCAGCTCATTGCTATAAGAGATGAATACGTTGCCATAAAACAAGATGATCCTCCCGtcccttctttctttagcTTCTTTACTATCCGGTCTTCGCCTTCGAATCCTGATGCCAAACAGGAGCAACAATTTGCTGCTCTGCCCGACAAACGCTTAGTAATATTTTTAACCATTTACGAACTTTGCACTTGcaacaaatatttttgcaaatatcTCCTTCAGTTCCAGAATCAAAATAATCCTGACTCTCCTTTATCATCTCTACTTTCCCTATCCTCTTATATAAATGTCCACCAGAGGCAATCCAAACGTACCTATCACTTCTCTATGCTTTTCctaattctttttcacatTTTAATAGATGATCCCGATacttcttctttacttGTGCAGACCGATTCAGAATCCCGAGTCCGAATGTGTTTGCAGAGATATCCTTTCCCTTCTTTTCCTACAAAACCATATGTTCCCATAGGATATATTTTAGACACTTGTTGCCTTGGGATTCAACACAATGCAAAGTTGAAAATTAGTGCTCCAATATATGTCTTGTACCTTACATTTTTGCATAaatcttttgctttattGGCACAAAACCAGATACGATTGGAGTATCATTGGAGGGAACTTTGGaggtttttattttcttttttaggCTTTTGCAACACGCTTATTAATTCAGAATTTTTCAATCACGCTCCCCCGATCGTGGAGGCATTATTAAATTTGCTTGCCTATACAGTTGCAAATGCTGACGCCTTTGTTGATAATACTGAAGAAATGGTGGATTTGTTATACAAGTTAATTTGTAATGCCCAGATCTTTCAGtcagtttcttcaaaagtaaaGCTTAAAAACAAGCGCGCTGCTGATTACCTTCTTGAAGTGATCAATTTTTTGAGCTCAAAAGCTTCCGAATCGCCAGATAGCTCTCCTGAGGAATTAATGTCCATAATTAAGGAAGTTATTGAATTAATTCCAGTTGCAGAGCAGCAGGTTCTATCGAATATACCTCCTTTGAGAGAGTCTAATTATCGTTTATTTCATAAACGAGTCAGTCGAGATATGGCTGAGCTATTACGAAACGTGTAA
- the gar1 gene encoding box H/ACA snoRNP complex subunit Gar1: MSFRGGRGGGFRGGRPGYRPFAPAGPPDQVLEIGVFMHDCEGEMVCQSTNPKIPYFNAPIYLENKSQIGKIDEILGPMNQAYFTVKPSEGIVSSSFKVGDKVFIGGDKLLPLERFLPKPKGPAVKKPKTAAAGRGGFRGGRGGGGFRGGGAPRGGGFRGGRGGGGFRGGGPPRGGGFRGRGRF, encoded by the exons ATGAGTTTTCGTGGCGGTCGCGGAGGTGGATTCAGAGGAGGACGTCCAGGATATCGTCCTTTTGCCCCTGCTGGTCCTCCTGATCAAGTTTTAG AAATTGGAGTCTTTATGCATGATTGTGAAGGAGAAATGGTTTGTCAATCTACCAACCCCAAGATCCCTTACTTCAATGCTCCTATATACTTGGAGAACAAG TCTCAAATTGGCAAGATCGATGAGATTTTGGGACCCATGAATCAAGCTTACTTTACCGTTAAGCCTTCAGAGGGCATCGTATCTAGCTCTTTCAAGGTTGGCGATAAGGTCTTCATTGGAGGTGATAAGCTCCTTCCCTTGGAACGCTTCTTACCTAAGCCCAAGGGTCCTGCTGtcaaaaagccaaagacTGCTGCTGCCGGTCGCGGTGGTTTCCGTGGTGGCCGTGGCGGTGGTGGTTTCCGCGGCGGTGGTGCACCTCGCGGCGGTGGTTTCCGTGGTGGCCGTGGAGGAGGTGGTTTCCGTGGTGGTGGACCACCTCGCGGTGGTGGCTTCCGTGGTCGCGGAAGATTTTAA
- the trs1 gene encoding cytoplasmic threonine-tRNA ligase Trs1, with product MSAAVQQIQKGLGQVSLEIPYIQHRIDLFEKYKKEAEEEVAQKPREEIDVTLPDGKVVKATSWETTPIQIATSISKGLAERTVIAKVDDKLWDLTRPFESSCSLKLLDFEDPEGKRVFWHSSAHVLGEASELFYGCHLCVGPPTDDGFFYEMAIENERVVTSEDYKGLDNLAKQAIKQKQPFERLVLSKERLLEMFSHNKYKQQIIQNKIPDGTSTTVYRCGPLIDLCTGPHVPHTGRVKSFSVMKNSSSYFLGDAKNESLQRVYGVSFPDNKQMQEYKAFLQEAAKRDHRKIGREQELFFFNELSPGSCFFLPHGTRIYNTLQSWMREQYAQRNYQEVITPNMFNVNLWKASGHWNNYSENIFSFDVEKEKFALKPMNCPGHCIIYKNRDRSYRDLPWRVADFGVLHRNEFSGALSGLTRVRRFQQDDAHIFCRPDQVRSEIEGCFDFLQHVYGIFGFNFHLELSTRPEEKFLGDVATWDRAEAQLKAALDSSGYNWELNAGDGAFYGPKIDITVYDALKRQHQCATIQLDFQLPEQFSLEFHAPVNAEEAKESGNNNSYIRPVMIHRAILGSLERMIAILTEHFAGKWPFWLSPRQVCIVPVSAAAYTYAERVNRALVDAGLYADVDLSDNTLPKKVRTAQLSQYNFIFVVGAEEEKSESVNVRNRDDPKKQSKGEVIPVKEILGKLLKLKESKSRVNEL from the coding sequence ATGAGTGCTGCTgttcaacaaattcaaaaggGCCTTGGACAGGTCTCTTTGGAAATTCCATACATCCAACATCGTATTGacctttttgaaaagtacaagaaagaagctgaagagGAGGTTGCCCAGAAGCCCAGGGAAGAAATTGACGTTACCCTTCCCGATGGAAAGGTTGTCAAAGCTACCAGCTGGGAAACTACTCCTATTCAAATCGCTACTTCGATTTCCAAGGGTCTTGCCGAGCGCACCGTCATTGCTAAGGTTGACGACAAGTTATGGGATTTGACTCGTCCTTTCGAGTCTTCCTGTTCCTTAAAACTTTTAGACTTTGAAGATCCTGAAGGAAAGCGAGTTTTTTGGCATTCCAGTGCCCATGTCCTTGGTGAGGCTTCTGAGCTTTTCTACGGCTGTCACTTATGTGTGGGTCCTCCTACGGACGATGGTTTCTTTTACGAAATGGCTATCGAAAATGAACGTGTTGTCACTTCCGAAGACTACAAGGGTCTTGACAATTTGGCTAAACAAGCAATCAAGCAAAAGCAGCCCTTTGAACGTTTGGTCCTTTCTAAGGAAAGACTCCTTGAAATGTTCAGTCACAACAAGTATAAGCAACAAATAATTCAGAACAAGATCCCTGATGGTACCAGTACCACTGTTTATCGCTGTGGTCCTCTTATTGACTTGTGTACTGGTCCTCACGTCCCCCATACCGGTCGTGTcaaatctttttctgttatgaaaaattcttcttcttactttttgGGTGATGCCAAAAATGAGTCTCTTCAACGTGTTTATGGCGTTAGTTTCCCCGACAACAAGCAAATGCAGGAGTATAAAGCCTTTTTGCAAGAAGCTGCCAAGCGTGACCACCGTAAAATTGGTCGTGAACAAGagctcttcttcttcaacgaACTTTCTCCCGGAagctgcttcttcttgcCCCATGGTACTCGTATTTACAATACTTTACAGAGTTGGATGCGTGAACAATATGCTCAGCGCAATTATCAAGAAGTTATTACACCTAACATGTTCAACGTTAACCTTTGGAAAGCTTCTGGTCACTGGAATAACTACTCCGAGaacatattttcttttgatgttgaaaaagagaagtTTGCTTTGAAGCCTATGAACTGTCCTGGTCATTGTATAATTTACAAGAACCGCGATCGCAGTTATCGTGATCTTCCTTGGCGTGTTGCAGATTTCGGTGTTTTGCATAGAAACGAGTTCTCTGGTGCCCTTAGTGGTCTCACCCGTGTCCGTCGCTTCCAACAAGATGATGCTCATATCTTCTGCAGGCCCGACCAAGTAAGAAGCGAAATTGAAGGATGTTTCGACTTTTTGCAACACGTTTACGGTATTTTTGGCTTTAATTTCCATTTGGAATTGTCTACTAGACCAGAAGAGAAATTCCTTGGTGATGTTGCTACTTGGGATCGTGCCGAAGCTCAATTGAAGGCTGCCTTGGATAGTTCCGGTTACAACTGGGAATTAAATGCTGGGGATGGTGCTTTCTACGGTCCCAAGATTGATATCACCGTCTATGATGCCTTAAAACGCCAGCATCAATGTGCCACTATTCAGCTCGATTTCCAACTTCCTGAGCAATTCAGCCTTGAGTTCCATGCTCCTGTAAATGCCGAAGAAGCTAAGGAATCCGGTAACAATAACAGCTACATTCGTCCCGTCATGATTCATCGTGCCATTCTTGGCAGTCTGGAGCGTATGATTGCCATCCTTACCGAGCATTTTGCCGGTAAGTGGCCATTCTGGTTGTCTCCTCGCCAAGTTTGCATTGTTCCAGTCTCTGCTGCTGCTTACACTTATGCTGAGAGAGTCAACCGTGCTTTAGTAGACGCTGGTCTTTACGCTGACGTTGACTTGTCGGATAACACCTTACCCAAGAAGGTACGTACCGCACAACTTTCTCAATATAACTTCATCTTTGTTGTCGgtgctgaagaagaaaaatccGAAAGTGTGAATGTTCGTAACCGTGATGATCCTAAGAAGCAAAGCAAGGGTGAAGTTATTCCCGTGAAAGAAATCCTTGGGAAATTGCTTAAGCTCAAAGAATCCAAGTCTCGCGTTAATGAGTTGTAA
- the vac14 gene encoding PAS complex subunit, involved in phosphoinositide metabolism Vac14 codes for MIQRSYYQPYCHLLLPLDNLIAHGLTHKLYDKRKSTAYELERVVRQYLEKNETDKVQDVINELADNFIYSPTKGSNAVYGGLIGLAAVAIALGPKIDKYMESIIMPVLYCFNDSDSKIRYYACESMYNIGKVAKGEVFRFFNLMFDVLCKLFADTEITVKNGAELLDRLVKDIVIQQASTYMSSVENLDNFKDKTATSSMQDVPVLSCESPQMQTFSLAKLVPLLSERLYVINPNTRMFLVSWIRLLDSIPDLEFISYLPYLLDGLMNYLSDPNESIRIVTSNCLYDFLREIQRIAKVKYHILQRDEESEPDFFNLMIRRVTSDSEMHEISEYVEGSLKDGSFILEAHIQIDCKKILEIIVNHLGSSVPLIQEKALKWLYEFIYISPKDVLVLISKVLENLLPLMSKGENIRQTAKELSQNLVILVSKVMDIEISELDTSQNDNSLTVDFHTLIEVLQKLLSNDNEETRLCSLEWVLLLQRRAGGKLISMHDTIFQTFLMQLSDPSDLVVSRILELLAYIAISHKSENLVPFLKYLLQMFSEDRKFLNSRGNLIIRQLCNHIEGERVYTAFASILEVEENLELASTMVEVLNNNLFTAPELFDLRKKLKQNSLKLQNIFTTLYRAWCHNSVAVFALCLLSQNYEHAANLLTVFAEIEFNVDMLIQLDKLVQLIESPVFTYMRLQLLEPEKYPYLHKALYGILMLLPQSSAFRTLRDRLQCTTVTKSSVLLPNERISRTRRDDPYWSDLLERLRTVQLSHQNNYREPIRATNLALAGALPSIPTATTISTTTSASGITTTASNSKDLIANKFPHAVAVPPGTRKKSK; via the exons ATGATTCAAAGGTCCTACTACCAACCATACTGTCACTTACTCTTACCACTAG ATAATTTAATTGCTCATGGTTTGACTCATAAATTATACGATAAACGGAAATCTACTGCCTACGAGTTAGAACG AGTTGTTCGACAAtacttggaaaaaaatgaaacggACAAAGTGCAGGATGTCATCAATGAGCTGGCGGacaatttcatttattcGCCAACAAAAGGATCTAACGCTGTTTATGGTGGACTAATAGGTCTAGCCGCAGTTGCTATTGCCCTGGGTCCG AAAATTGACAAATATATGGAGTCAATTATAATGCCAGTGCTATACTGTTTTAATGATTCCGATTCCAAAATCCGTTACTATGCATGTGAAAGCATGTATAATATTGGCAAAGTTGCTAAAGGAGAAGTATTTCGCTTTTTTAATCTTATGTTCGATGTTTTATGCAAATTATTTGCTGACACAGAAATAACTGTTAAGAATGGCGCCGAATTGTTGGATAGATTGGTTAAGGACATTGTCATCCAGCAAGCTTCAACGTACATGTCTAGTGTGGAAAACCTCGACAATTTTAAAGACAAAACCGCTACTTCTTCTATGCAGGATGTTCCAGTCTTATCTTGTGAATCTCCTCAAATGCAAACGTTTTCTCTTGCCAAGCTCGTTCCTTTGCTATCCGAAAGGTTGTATGTAATAAACCCCAATACCAGAATGTTTTTAGTTTCTTGGATTCGATTACTTGACAGTATTCCAGACCttgaattcatttcttACTTGCCTTACCTTCTGGATGGGCTTATGAACTACTTGAGTGATCCTAATGAAAGTATTCGAATCGTTACAAGTAACTGCTTATACGATTTTTTGAGAGAAATTCAGAGAATAGCCAAAGTGAAGTATCATATTCTTCAACGAGATGAAGAAAGTGAACCCgacttttttaatttgatgATTCGCCGAGTAACATCTGATTCAGAAATGCATGAGATTTCAGAATACGTGGAGGGTTCGCTGAAAGATGGATCCTTTATACTAGAAGCGCATATTCAAATTGACTGCAAGAAAATTTTAGAAATAATAGTCAATCATTTGGGTTCATCTGTACCTCTTATCCAAGAAAAGGCACTGAAATGGCTTTATGagtttatttacatttcaCCAAAGGACGTTCTCGTTTTAATTTCAAAGGTGCTAGAAAACCTTTTACCTTTAATGTCTAAAGGAGAAAATATTCGTCAGACTGCTAAAGAGCTCAGTCAAAACTTGGTCATCTTAGTCAGTAAAGTGATGGATATTGAGATATCTGAGCTTGATACCAGTCAAAATGATAATAGTTTAACTGTTGACTTCCATACATTAATAGAAGTTTTGCAGAAACTTCTTTCCAATGATAACGAAGAAACTCGACTATGTTCTCTTGAATGGGTTTTATTATTACAAAGGAGAGCAGGCGGAAAACTCATCAGTATGCATGATACGATTTTTCAGACGTTCTTGATGCAGCTGTCAGATCCTAGTGACCTGGTTGTTTCTCGAATTTTGGAACTTTTGGCTTATATCGCCATTTCTCACAAAAGCGAAAATTTGGTTCCTTTCTTAAAGTATCTTTTACAAATGTTTTCTGAAGATAGgaagtttttgaattctCGGGGTAATCTCATCATTCGCCAACTATGCAATCATATTGAAGGGGAACGGGTTTATACTGCATTTGCCAGTATTTTAGAAGTAGAAGAG AACTTGGAATTGGCAAGCACTATGGTCGAGGTTTTAAATAACAATCTATTTACAGCTCCTGAATTGTTTGATCTTCGGAAAAAGCTAAAGCAGAACTCTCTAAAA CTACAAAACATCTTCACAACCCTTTATCGTGCATGGTGTCATAATTCTGTCGCAGTTTTTGCCTTATGTCTTTTGTCTCAAAATTACGAACATGCCGCAAACCTCCTAACCGTATT TGCCGAAATTGAATTTAATGTTGATATGCTGATTCAATTGGACAAGTTGGTGCAACTCATCGAGTCACCGGTTTTTACAT ATATGCGTTTACAACTGCTGGAGCCTGAAAAGTATCCTTACCTTCATAAAGCTCTGTACGGAATTTTAATGCTGTTACCGCAGTCTTCTGCCTTCAGAACTCTGCGGGACCGACTCCAATGTACTACCGTGACGAAAAGCAGTGTTTTACTACCAAACGAACGCATCAGTAGAACGAGAAGAGACGATCCCTACTGGTCTGATTTATTAGAAAGGCTGCGTACCGTGCAACTTTCTCATCAGAATAATTACCGCGAACCAATTCGGGCAACTAATTTAGCTTTAGCAGGAGCGTTGCCATCAATTCCGACAGCCACGACGATATCAACAACTACGTCGGCCTCAGGAATAACGACTACTGCTAGTAATTCCAAAGATTTAATCGCTAATAAGTTTCCGCATGCTGTAGCAGTGCCACCGGGAACTCgaaagaaatccaaataa
- the tim22 gene encoding TIM22 inner membrane protein insertion complex subunit Tim22 — protein MNNPLSLLPGGNGSSNELSPEEKSMMLQSKIVTFVQESCVFKSVAAGGMGFGLGGIFGLFMSSLDMQSMDPQIYEKKFREQLRIQLRDMGTRSYSSAKSFGVLGLIFAGSECCIEAFRAKTDIYNPTIAGFFTGGVLARRAGPKAMILGGAGFGAFSYAIDKWMMNWYD, from the coding sequence atgaataatCCTTTGTCGTTATTGCCGGGTGGAAATGGTTCCTCTAATGAGCTATCACCAGAGGAAAAGTCAATGATGCTCCAATCTAAAATCGTCACATTTGTACAAGAAAGCTGTGTATTCAAAAGTGTCGCAGCTGGTGGTATGGGCTTTGGCTTGGGTGGTATTTTTGGTCTTTTTATGTCCTCTCTTGACATGCAAAGTATGGATCCTcaaatttatgaaaagaaattccGTGAACAGCTTCGTATTCAGTTGAGAGATATGGGTACCCGTTCTTACTCATCAGCTAAAAGTTTTGGTGTCCTTGGTCTTATATTCGCTGGTTCCGAGTGCTGCATTGAAGCTTTCCGTGCTAAAACTGATATTTACAATCCAACAATTGCTGGATTTTTCACCGGTGGTGTTCTAGCCAGACGGGCGGGTCCAAAGGCCATGATTTTAGGTGGTGCTGGTTTCGGTGCCTTTTCCTATGCTATTGATAAATGGATGATGAATTGGTACGACTAA
- the egd2 gene encoding nascent polypeptide-associated complex alpha subunit Egd2, with product MSVESQPVEQVSQLPEGSTTVVHAEKAQKLIQKLGLKRVEGITRVAMRRAKNVLLIVNDPIVYKSSNNAYVVLGKVTVEDMAAQARAFSESQKKNGEAGEDAAVEEAAPAKEEPAKIEEAEEPVDESGVDAKDVELVMAQANVNRAKAVQALKENNSDVVNAIMSLTM from the exons atgtCTGTCGAATCTCAACCCGTTGAACAAGTCTCTCAGCTTCCCGAGGGTTCTACCACCGTTGTCCATGCTGAAAAGGCTCAAAAACTGATTCAAAAGTTGGGTCTTAAGCGTGTTGAAGGCATCACCCGTGTTGCTATGCGCCGTGCTAAGAACGTTTTGTTGATCGTTAACGACCCCATAGTTTACAAGAGCAGCAACAACGCTTACGTCGTCCTCGGTAAGGTCACCGTTGAAGACATGGCTGCTCAAGCCCGTGCCTTCAGCGAATcccaaaagaagaatggtGAAGCTGGTGAGGATGCTGCTGTTGAAGAGGCTGCTCCTGCCAAGGAAGAGCCCGctaaaattgaagaagctgaagagCCTGTTGATGAAAGCGGTGTTGACGCCAAGGACGTCGAATTGGTCATGGCTCAAGCCAACGTCAACCGTGCCAAGGCCGTTCAagctttgaaggaaaataaC AGCGACGTTGTGAACGCTATCATGTCTCTTACTATGTAA
- the hrf1 gene encoding COPII-coated vesicle component Hrf1, whose amino-acid sequence MPPKLYHPQPTHAIPSPNMRTGSRYEPQPGFPAGVSMTSPYENPNMAAGMGMPSTASYLPNSATAQMGFQLGRNAVNAGHEYVEQNFGKWLSTTQLHHYFSVTNSYVVAKLLLIIFPWRRRSWTRKLKRSEMNGSAEGYCAPGEDLNSPDMYIPLMAFVTHLLLICALAGIQDKFQPELLGLRASKACGVVFFEFLATRLGCYLLNISNQSQVLDLLAFSGYKFIGLILTSLSRLAGMPWFTRFTFLYTYLATAFFLLRSLKYAVLPESTMAINATITSHQRSRRIYFLFFIAASQILFMYILL is encoded by the coding sequence ATGCCTCCAAAACTGTATCATCCTCAACCGACACACGCCATACCTAGTCCCAATATGCGAACAGGTAGTCGGTACGAGCCCCAACCAGGATTTCCTGCCGGAGTCTCCATGACCTCTCCATATGAAAATCCCAATATGGCTGCTGGCATGGGCATGCCTTCGACAGCATCTTATTTACCCAATTCAGCTACTGCCCAAATGGGTTTTCAGTTAGGCAGAAATGCTGTCAACGCTGGTCATGAGTATGTGGAACAgaactttggaaaatggCTTTCTACCACACAACTCCACCATTACTTCTCGGTAACCAATTCTTATGTTGTAGCAAAACTATTGCtgattatttttccttGGCGTCGTAGGTCCTGGACTCGTAAACTGAAACGATCAGAAATGAATGGTAGCGCTGAAGGATACTGCGCTCCAGGAGAAGACTTAAATTCTCCAGACATGTACATTCCCTTAATGGCATTCGTTACacatcttcttttaatcTGTGCGCTTGCAGGCATACAAGATAAGTTCCAGCCTGAGCTTTTGGGATTACGTGCTAGTAAAGCGTGTGGTGTAGTCTTTTTTGAGTTCTTGGCAACTCGCCTCGGATGCTATTTGCTAAACATCTCAAACCAGAGCCAGGTCCTGGATCTCTTAGCCTTTAGCGGTTACAAGTTTATTGGTCTCATTTTAACCTCCCTCAGTCGGTTAGCTGGCATGCCCTGGTTTACTAgatttacttttctttacacCTACTTGGCCACTgcctttttccttttgcgCTCTTTGAAGTATGCAGTGCTGCCCGAGTCTACGATGGCCATTAATGCTACCATAACCTCTCATCAACGGAGTAGACGCAtatactttcttttcttcattgcTGCTTCccaaattctttttatgtATATTTTATTATGA
- the tif11 gene encoding translation initiation factor eIF1A: protein MPKNKGKGGKNRRRGKNENENEKRELTYSEEGQIYAQVTRMLGNGRIEAACFDGVKRLGHIRGKLRKKVWINQGDIILLSLREFQDEKGDVILKYTADEARTLKNQGELPETAKINETDFGVEGEDDLDFEFDVDAI from the coding sequence ATGCCTAAGAACAAAGGTAAAGGTGGTAAGAACCGCCGTCGCGGAAAAAATGAGAACGAGAATGAAAAGCGTGAATTGACCTATTCTGAAGAAGGTCAAATTTACGCTCAAGTTACCAGAATGCTTGGTAACGGTCGTATTGAGGCAGCCTGTTTTGATGGTGTCAAGCGTTTAGGTCACATCCGTGGTAAATTGAGGAAAAAGGTTTGGATTAACCAAGGTGACATTATTTTATTGTCTCTTCGTGAATTCCAAGACGAGAAGGGTGATGTGATCTTGAAGTACACCGCTGACGAAGCTCGTACTCTCAAGAACCAAGGTGAGTTGCCCGAGACTGCCAAGATTAACGAGACCGACTTTGGTGTTGAAGGAGAAGACGATCTTGACTTTGAATTTGATGTTGATGCTATTTAA
- the mrs2 gene encoding mitochondrial inner membrane magnesium ion transmembrane transporter Mrs2 encodes MLLPTKISRSFGFSLLKSRVFASPFRLPIARFHSRLLPSRQHDNVLESLQKKSCSHHDLVENRAEWFPRNASKNQLLMNCTEFDSQGNVRVICGDFKKMDLCKQNGLLPRDLRKLNTSINSIVPVILVREGSILVNLLHIRALIKADSVLLFDVFGSQHSYSQSQFIYELQGRLKQSASDFGFLPYEMMALETILISVVNNLESELQVLQNLVSDLLADFELDINQDRLRTLLMFSRRLSGFLKKTTLIRDVLDELLEQDQDLAGMYLTERLRTGKPRDHDKHDEIELLLETYYKQVDEIVQQTDNLVGNIRSTEEICNIMLDANRNSLMLLGLKLSAVTLGLGFGAIIAGIYGMNLPNGFEESSTAFYSTVGLIFSMAAIFSAVGILKIRSLKRIQMAFVNRPLSSFTVEPGKLRPPYL; translated from the coding sequence ATGCTACTTCcaacaaaaatttcaagGTCTTTTGGGTTCTCTCTTTTAAAGTCTCGAGTATTTGCTTCTCCCTTTCGTTTACCCATTGCCCGATTCCATTCACGGCTACTTCCATCAAGACAACATGACAATGTACTTGAAAgccttcaaaagaaaagttgcAGCCACCATGATCTCGTTGAAAACCGTGCAGAATGGTTTCCTCGAAATGCTTCTAAGAACCAATTACTGATGAACTGCACGGAATTTGATTCTCAAGGAAACGTGAGAGTAATATGTGGCGATTTtaagaaaatggatttgTGCAAGCAGAATGGTTTACTGCCTCGTGACTTACGGAAGCTAAATACTAGTATCAATTCTATCGTTCCGGTAATCCTTGTACGGGAGGGATCAATTCTAGTTAACCTTTTGCACATTCGAGCCCTAATCAAGGCAGATTCTGTACTGTTATTTGACGTTTTTGGGTCACAGCACTCCTATTCCCAATCGCAATTTATATATGAATTACAGGGACGATTGAAACAAAGCGCCAGTGATTTTGGGTTTCTTCCCTATGAAATGATGGCTTTAGAAACGATATTAATAAGCGTTGTAAACAATTTGGAATCTGAATTACAAGTGTTGCAAAACCTTGTTTCTGATCTTTTGGCTGACTTTGAGCTCGATATTAATCAAGATCGGCTTCGAACCCTTCTGATGTTTTCGAGACGTCTCTCTGGATTTCTAAAAAAGACTACTTTAATTCGCGATGTTTTAGATGAATTACTAGAACAGGATCAGGATTTAGCAGGCATGTACTTGACGGAGCGCCTTCGAACCGGCAAGCCTAGAGATCATGATAAACATGATGAAATAGAGTTATTGCTTGAAACCTACTACAAGCAAGTAGACGAAATTGTGCAGCAGACAGATAATTTAGTGGGCAATATCCGAAGTACAGAGGAAATATGTAATATTATGTTAGATGCGAACAGAAACTCCCTTATGTTGCTTGGGTTAAAACTTTCTGCGGTCACGCTGGGATTGGGATTCGGTGCCATAATTGCTGGCATTTATGGTATGAACTTGCCAAACGGGTTTGAAGAATCTTCAACTGCCTTTTATTCGACTGTTGGActgattttttcaatggcGGCGATCTTCAGTGCTGTTGGGATTCTAAAGATTCGAAGTCTGAAGCGAATTCAAATGGCGTTTGTTAATCGACCACTGTCTTCTTTTACCGTTGAGCCTGGAAAGTTACGGCCACCCTATCTGTAA